GCTGATCGGCCGCTTCCGACCCATAGCGGCCGCAAATGGCTTTGAGGGGCAACATTCCTTATAGTCGCTCCCAGTGCCGGCAATAGAGCGCCGGTCGCGCTCCGCGAGGTGAACGAATATGTTGAAGCTTCCGCCACCGATATGGGCGCTTCTCTTCTTGATCCTCACTGCGGGCGCCAGCTACTTGGCCGGGTTGCCCGCCGTACCTTGGGTACATAGCCTCTTCGTCGGGATCGGGCTCATCGCGGTCAGTTTCATTGCTCCAGTTTGGGCCTTGATACTGTTCCGACGTGAGGGCACCCAGGTCAATCCCACCTCGGAAACCAACAACAAGCTGGTCACCGGCGGACCTTTTCAGTTCACCCGCAATCCCATGTATCTGGGCCTCGTCGTCCTCAGCCTCGGTGTGGCTGTGGCGACGGGCGCTATTCTTATGTTCGTCGCCCCCCTCTTGGTGTTTGCTACCGCCAATTGGGTCCACATCCCCTTCGAGGAAGCCAAGATGCGCCGCCAGTTCGGCCCGGCTTTCGACGACTACGCGCGTAACGTGAGAAGGTGGCTTTAGAGCCTCGCTTGTTTCGGCTGCGCGACAAAGCAGGTACTATGGTTTGGCGTCCGGAATGGCTGCTTGCCGCCCATACAGGAGGTGGCTCAGGCGTCCAGCGGAACGTCGGCTTTGGACATTCCGCTCGACTTATCTAAATGGCCGGAATGAGGGCGCGAAGCAGTCTTTAAGTGATCCAACCTTGGATGGCTCCCCTTGGGCCGAAAGCGGCGGATTATCTCGGCCGGAAA
The Rhizobium leguminosarum DNA segment above includes these coding regions:
- a CDS encoding methyltransferase family protein, producing MLKLPPPIWALLFLILTAGASYLAGLPAVPWVHSLFVGIGLIAVSFIAPVWALILFRREGTQVNPTSETNNKLVTGGPFQFTRNPMYLGLVVLSLGVAVATGAILMFVAPLLVFATANWVHIPFEEAKMRRQFGPAFDDYARNVRRWL